ctaatctctaaaGAATATTTGGTGCTTCAAAACAGTCATTGAAACCTGAACAGTAATTCAAGGCTTTGCTTCTACAAGTCTGAACATGCATGAATCACATGTTTTTGTGGTTTCtttattttaaatatgttttcCCCCTGTTTACCACAGAGTTTGCTGACCTTTGAGCTGTTTTCTGTCATGGTCCATTCGGGAAGTGCTGCAGGCGGCCACTACTACGCCTGTATCAAATCCTTCAGTGATGGACAGTGGTACAGTTTCAATGATCAGCATGTTAGCAAGGTCAGTCCCAGCCTTTGAGTAAattattttgtacttttacaGCACTTACTGTAAATGTCAGGCAGAATGATTGATCGGACTCGGGCTAGTAGTGACTACATGCTCTTAATTAACTGGGTCACAGATGGACTACATTGTAACTTTGATATACAACTTGAAATGTCAGCATCTTTTAACATTTCTGCACATTTCTGTCGGACAGATTACACAGGATGATATAAGAAAGACATATGGTGGTTCCTCAGGGAGCAGAGGCTACTATTCCAGTGCCTTTGCAAGGTCAGTTGTCTCATATTGGTTTTCATCTCCATTAGTGTTGACATGCATCACATAATTACATTGCTTTTGAgtctttaatattattattattattattattattattattattattattattattgttgttgttgttatttacatatttttaaagGCAAAAAAATCAGGGTTCTTGTTTACTTATGAATAATCTCCTAGTTCTTTCACTGTTTTCTGTATGCTTTTATATATTCCACATTTACTAAtaagatatctttttttttctctgcagctcTACAAATGCATATATGCTGATTTACAGGTTAAAGGATCAGTCAAGGAATGCAAGTAAGGAATTAATATTTAATGTCATCTTTGCCACAATTACTGAAACAACAGTCAAACATGATCATTTATGATGGTGTTAAGATGTTTTCCCATGTCTGTTTTCTTCACTTCTTTTCATGCAGTTGACAGTTGTTTCTCTTGACTTCCCTTTGACTGTAGTGTTAATATGTAGTCTTTTGTACTTCTTAGAGTATTTAGCGGTGGAAGACTTCCCAGAGCACATAACGAGTTTAGTTCAAAAGGAGAAAGAGTCTGAGGAGCAGGAGAAGAGACAGAGGGAGATTGAGCGCAACACTTGCAAGGTACATTGTCCTTTAGCTTTACTCAAGCACTGTTCACACTTTTGCTGCCGAGTTAAAATCAGATAatgctttttttccttttgagACTGTTTTTAACTGTTTCAACTAATGCTTTTCACCTTCAGATTAAGCTCTTCTGCATGCATCCAGTGAAAATGATGATGGAGAGCAAGCTGGAAGTGCACAAAGACAAAACTCTCAGAGAGGCAACAGAGATGGCCTATAAGGTTTGTTGTTAATTAATCTGtacaatctgattttttttttctccaatggcAGAGCTTGTCCATGCCATACATTTTGGCAGGTGGTTGTAAATCGAATGCAATAGAAAAAAAGATCCTTCTGCCTTCAGTCTCTAAACTCAACAATAATGTAACCTGGACAAAGATGCTTTGTAAAATGGTCTGGGCTTTTCGTATAGAGGCCCTGCAGAGCCTTAAGGAGTCTTAAATGTAGTGTTTGATGTATTAAAGAGTGTAATTGTAGAGGGATGGGGTATTAAATTTTATCAGAGGCAGAATTAAAGagaaatgtatgtatatattttttatttagctGATATTTTTTCCTACCACTGCATTGACCATTTTTATTACACATAATAGAGATGAGATGTCACCTGCAACTATGTTTGCTCTATTTTCTGATGTCTagattattgatttatttatgtattttttctctAGAGAGGTGTTAAAAGGTCTTTGATGGAAATTATTACTGAAAATTTATAGACACCTTGATGTAGGTACATTTTCCAAAATGACAAGAGctgaacagtgtgtgttgtgtgcctCAGCTGATGGAGCTGGAGGGAGTGGTCCCTCTGGACTGCTGTCGATTGGTGAAATATGATGAGTTCCATGAGTATCTGGAGCGCTCCTACGAAGGTGAGGAGGACACACCGATGGGCCTGCTGCTGGGAGGAGTTAAGTCCTCGTACATGTTCGATCTGCTGTTGGAGACTCGCAGGCCAGAGCAGGTGTTCCAGCCTTACAAACCTGGAGGTCAGTGAAGCGACTTATTTTATCAGGAATGTCTAAAAGTGATGAAGGGTTTAAGACCTTAGTGCCAcacaaataattaaaataaacaacGTTACAGGAGAGACCCTAATTTTAGATACAATTCTTCTTCGTTCCTCCAGAAGTGATGGTGAAAGTTCACGTTGTGGATCTGAAGAGTGAGACCATCGCTGCTCCAATCAGTGTGCGGGCGTACCTGAACCAGACCATCACTGAATTCAAACAACTTATTGCACAGGTTCTCTACTCTTCCCGtcctcatttattttcatttcaatcATCCAGACAGAGAATCGAGCATTTTAaagcccagttcagaccaaaggCTCACAGTTACTCTTTTAGGACACTGCACTAAACAGTTGTTGCATTGCCAACTGGCTTTTCTCAGCTCCTCTGAAGCCAACTGAAGGCACTGGCTGAGACTTGTCAAGTCATTACTAACTGTTGTAAAGAAGATAGTGTCATGTTTTCCTCAGTCCTCAGGGCCTGTAGCTCAAACATTAGAGAAAAACATGTTGCTGCTGCTGTATCTGATACTTCTCCTGTGTCaatactttgtgttttttgtttattagAGATGATGCCATAAAAATTGGAGCTGCTCCAAGAATGAACCAGAaaaattctccttttttttttttttaaacatattttcaacattttatcaaTACTAGAAATGCAGTTGTCTTATGTAACTCTCGTGTAACCCTGCTTCATATTTAAGATACAACAAAAATATATCCAGCGGCAACAATAAGTACACAGATTCTCTGCTATTGACATGACACATCAGAAGGACAGTTCATGCAAGTAGATGCCAGTTTCAACTCGTCCTACTGAATGCTTGGTctgaacaggttttttttttttttccactctaaagtttttttctgaagttcagttctttgtattttgtgtgtgtattgggaGTTTTAGCACATATCTAAAAACAATGTGTGATCAATCCTATAGACTATGAATATATGTCTTTTCAGGCTACAGGACTTTCTGCAGAAACCATGCGTGTGGTCCTGGAGCGCTGCTATAATGACCTCCGGCTCCTCTATGTCCCAAACAAGACACTGAAAGCTGAAGGGTTCTTCAGGAGTAACAAGGTCCCTTTATTGTATTCAGTTTACATCTGATATTGTAAATCATTCTCTTTGTGATTGTTATGGGTTTTTCATGCATATTGGGTAATGAGGAAAAACCTGTTTTCATACCTCTACTAATATCCTTTTTTTTGGTGTTGCCTCACTAGGTTTTTGTGGAGAGCTCTGAGTCGACAGATCATCAGGTTGTATTCACTGACTCACTCCTGTGGAAACTGTTGGATCGTCATGGGAATACAATCCGGCTCTTGGTCTTACTGCCTGAACAGTCCCCTGGTACTTTGGCTAACAGAACTCTTTGCCAAAAAGCAAGTGGTGACTCTGATGTGGCCTTCGAGGGCTCAAAGGGTAACAGAAAGTCTGTTGAGGCGATTCTCGAGGAGAGCACTGAAAAGCTGAAGAACCTGTCTCTTCAGCAACAGCAGGGATCCAGCACCAGTGACAGCCAGAAAAGTTCTGATGCCAGTGACTTTGAACACATCGAATCTCCGACCCAAGAGGCTGACTCGAACTCTTCTCTGTGTGTGGCGGCAGACAACAGAGAGCTGGAGAACCGGATCAGGGCGACACCCGGGGGCAGCGGTGGCGCCTCAGACCCAGAGAACCACTTCACCTGTGAGGAGCGCTCGGACTCTGAGGTCAACAACGACCGCAGCACCAGCTCTGTGGACAGTGACATCCTGAGCTCCAGCCACAGTAGTGACACATTATGTAATGCAGACAGTGGGCCCATCCAGCTCGCAAACGGCCTGGACTCGCACAGCATCACCAGTAGCCGACGCTCCAAAGCCCACGAGGGCAAAAAAGAGACCTGGGACACTGCTGAAGAAGACTCTGGAACAGACAGCGAGTACGATGACAATGGGAAGAGCAAAGCTGAGGCTCAGTACCTGTACTTCAGAGCGGAGCCCTGCTCTCAGGACGAGTCGACGTGGGATGCACAAAAATGTATGGAATGTGTGTTTATGAGACAATGTTTTAATACACATTTTAACAGTAGGGTTATAAAAAAACAGAGGTGGTAGTTAAGTAGTACTATTGTTCTTACCACAGTAGTAACCAGGTTATAGCTTTATATTTACAATGACATATAACATCGTAATATTTTGGAGAAATACGCTATCCTGCACTTGGGCTAGCTGATGTGAAATAAGTAAAGAAAAGTGATACACACATGCAAGGCTATGAAATACTGAGGTGAAAAAGAACTGACTTCTGCAACTTaacatcaaaccaaaaaaaataaataaataacaaattaaTATGTGGAATTTGGTTCAGGTTAACaatcattttttttgtaatacaGTCAGTGTTTTCCAGTAACACAGCATAAGGTAGTTGAGTATTAAATTAATGAATGTTTGGTCAACTATGGAGATTACCAGTGATAGTTGGCTATAGTAttgtgaaaaaaatcaatatatattaCATCATTATCCCCATTAATGTCATCATATTATTGTTTCAACTCAGAtcataaaactgttaaattatGAGTAGGTTATCATAATTGTTTCCAAAATATTCTACCTTTACTGATAGTTTTGCCTCATTGCTGTCTTTAACTGTGTTTTGTCATTGTTAGTCCTGTTGGTTTTGGTCCATTATTATGTTACATGAATTTGTCTAATTTTAAATGAATTCTTAATACACAATTCCATGGTTATTACTTTGGTATTTATATTGGAAGTCATAGAACTATTAGCTCACTACTGTGCAAtagtgctttttttcccccattcattGGGTGAAAATCTGTGTTGGTGTGTTATCATATTGTGTTAAACTAATGTGTAATTATTGTTTGCAATAATTAATTTCAGGTTTAGTGGTTCATGTGGACAAGAGGATAACATTAGCAGCTTTTAAGCAGAACCTTGAGCCATATGTGGGAGTCGCATCAACACAGTTCAAGGTGTTTCGAGTGTATGCCAACAACCAGGAGTTTGAGAGCGTACGGCTTAATGAGACGCTGTCATCATTCTCTGATGACAACAAGGTTAGCAGGGTTTTTAACTGACTGAGTGGATTTTAGGGGTTTTTGTTCCAAGTTGCACttactgatgtttttatttcatcagaTAACTATTCGACTTGGAAGAGCCCTTAAAAAGGGTGAATACAGAGTTAAAGTGTATCAGCTACTAGTGAATGAACCAGAGGTAAGAGCACTattatttcttacattttttttgttgcaatATCCAGCAAATTATCTGTACGTTATTGCACATATTAACAGTCCAGTGCTTGTCGGTCTTTTGTAGCCCTGCAAGTTCCTCGTGGACACGGTGTTTGCCAAGGGCATGACTGTCAGACAGTCGAAGGAGGAACTGCTTCCTCAGCTCAAAGAGCAGTGCAAGCTTGACCTCAGTATTGAGAGGTAAGAGGACAGACACTGATCTAACTAATGTAACTTGAGAGAAGAGACTTGGATATATTAAAAgcaatttatttgtttgtgttcagGGTTCGTCTCAGGAAAAAAACATGGAAGAACCCAGGAACAGTGTTTCTAGATTACCACGTCTACGAGGAAGACATCAGCATCTCCTCCAACTGGGAGGTTTTCCTGGAAGTCCTCAATGGTAACAGTCTAATGCATACTGCTgttattgcatgtttttttcccctgtaCTTGGGGCTTATTAAGTTGTTGTCAAGTTTAACTCTTTAAAATGTACATTGAAGTTGGTTTTTGATCAGCCTTTTTATCTCCCTTTTTTATGCTGTGGCATAAACAAAGGTTGTGTGACTGTCTGAAAAGAAATTCATTTGATGGTTCAAAAGCTGTTTGAAACTGGCAGTCCTGGTAAATCAATAGTCATTTACCTTAAATGACAAACAGGTTTGAATAGATAGACAATACACATCAGGTGGATTTCCATAATCTGGAGCAAATAAACAAGGGAGTGTGTTATCATTAGAAGGTGAGGATATGCAGTGGTATAGATAAGATAATACGCATCCCTAATAAACAGA
This sequence is a window from Sphaeramia orbicularis chromosome 3, fSphaOr1.1, whole genome shotgun sequence. Protein-coding genes within it:
- the usp47 gene encoding ubiquitin carboxyl-terminal hydrolase 47 isoform X2, which codes for MLTSNCFPQTCRCKEFAENEFSGNLNILAPLDHSSDMSLLDSGFEPGGKRNFLHLTDKDGEQPQVASDESGTADSSGLDDSSQERFIGPLPRDGTAGCSSDYSSPSYSYSSILNKSETGYVGLVNQAMTCYLNSLLQTLFMTPEFRNALYNWEFEESEEDPVTSIPYQLQRLFVLLQTSKKRAIETTDVTRSFGWDSSEAWQQHDVQELCRVMFDALEQKWKQTEQADLINQLYQGKLKDYVRCLECGYESWRIDTYLDIPLVIRPFGASQAYGSVEEALQAFIQPETLDGPNQYFCERCKKKCDARKGLRFLHFPYLLTLQLKRFDFDYTTMHRIKLNDRMTFPEELDMSPFIDVEDEKSPQTESCTDSGAENEGSCHSDQMSNDFSTDDCVDEGICLDSSGSSERALKPKSLLTFELFSVMVHSGSAAGGHYYACIKSFSDGQWYSFNDQHVSKITQDDIRKTYGGSSGSRGYYSSAFASSTNAYMLIYRLKDQSRNAKYLAVEDFPEHITSLVQKEKESEEQEKRQREIERNTCKIKLFCMHPVKMMMESKLEVHKDKTLREATEMAYKLMELEGVVPLDCCRLVKYDEFHEYLERSYEGEEDTPMGLLLGGVKSSYMFDLLLETRRPEQVFQPYKPGEVMVKVHVVDLKSETIAAPISVRAYLNQTITEFKQLIAQATGLSAETMRVVLERCYNDLRLLYVPNKTLKAEGFFRSNKVFVESSESTDHQVVFTDSLLWKLLDRHGNTIRLLVLLPEQSPGTLANRTLCQKASGDSDVAFEGSKGNRKSVEAILEESTEKLKNLSLQQQQGSSTSDSQKSSDASDFEHIESPTQEADSNSSLCVAADNRELENRIRATPGGSGGASDPENHFTCEERSDSEVNNDRSTSSVDSDILSSSHSSDTLCNADSGPIQLANGLDSHSITSSRRSKAHEGKKETWDTAEEDSGTDSEYDDNGKSKAEAQYLYFRAEPCSQDESTWDAQKCLVVHVDKRITLAAFKQNLEPYVGVASTQFKVFRVYANNQEFESVRLNETLSSFSDDNKITIRLGRALKKGEYRVKVYQLLVNEPEPCKFLVDTVFAKGMTVRQSKEELLPQLKEQCKLDLSIERVRLRKKTWKNPGTVFLDYHVYEEDISISSNWEVFLEVLNEPEKMKSMSQLAVLTRRWSPATMKLGPFQEVILESSSVEELKEKLSEISQIPLENLDFAKGRGTFPCDISVLEIHQDLDWNPKVSTLNVWPLYICDDGAVVFYRDSTEEPMELSEEERNELMKKESSRLLKTGHRVSYSPRKEKALKIYLDGGPAKDPGQD
- the usp47 gene encoding ubiquitin carboxyl-terminal hydrolase 47 isoform X1, translated to MEMVPSEENQFVPKEIQNAAEEPRVLCIIQDTTSAKTVNEKLTLNLPASTTLSKLYEDVAHKAGYVNGTFELVWGNTPDMAPLDHSSDMSLLDSGFEPGGKRNFLHLTDKDGEQPQVASDESGTADSSGLDDSSQERFIGPLPRDGTAGCSSDYSSPSYSYSSILNKSETGYVGLVNQAMTCYLNSLLQTLFMTPEFRNALYNWEFEESEEDPVTSIPYQLQRLFVLLQTSKKRAIETTDVTRSFGWDSSEAWQQHDVQELCRVMFDALEQKWKQTEQADLINQLYQGKLKDYVRCLECGYESWRIDTYLDIPLVIRPFGASQAYGSVEEALQAFIQPETLDGPNQYFCERCKKKCDARKGLRFLHFPYLLTLQLKRFDFDYTTMHRIKLNDRMTFPEELDMSPFIDVEDEKSPQTESCTDSGAENEGSCHSDQMSNDFSTDDCVDEGICLDSSGSSERALKPKSLLTFELFSVMVHSGSAAGGHYYACIKSFSDGQWYSFNDQHVSKITQDDIRKTYGGSSGSRGYYSSAFASSTNAYMLIYRLKDQSRNAKYLAVEDFPEHITSLVQKEKESEEQEKRQREIERNTCKIKLFCMHPVKMMMESKLEVHKDKTLREATEMAYKLMELEGVVPLDCCRLVKYDEFHEYLERSYEGEEDTPMGLLLGGVKSSYMFDLLLETRRPEQVFQPYKPGEVMVKVHVVDLKSETIAAPISVRAYLNQTITEFKQLIAQATGLSAETMRVVLERCYNDLRLLYVPNKTLKAEGFFRSNKVFVESSESTDHQVVFTDSLLWKLLDRHGNTIRLLVLLPEQSPGTLANRTLCQKASGDSDVAFEGSKGNRKSVEAILEESTEKLKNLSLQQQQGSSTSDSQKSSDASDFEHIESPTQEADSNSSLCVAADNRELENRIRATPGGSGGASDPENHFTCEERSDSEVNNDRSTSSVDSDILSSSHSSDTLCNADSGPIQLANGLDSHSITSSRRSKAHEGKKETWDTAEEDSGTDSEYDDNGKSKAEAQYLYFRAEPCSQDESTWDAQKCLVVHVDKRITLAAFKQNLEPYVGVASTQFKVFRVYANNQEFESVRLNETLSSFSDDNKITIRLGRALKKGEYRVKVYQLLVNEPEPCKFLVDTVFAKGMTVRQSKEELLPQLKEQCKLDLSIERVRLRKKTWKNPGTVFLDYHVYEEDISISSNWEVFLEVLNEPEKMKSMSQLAVLTRRWSPATMKLGPFQEVILESSSVEELKEKLSEISQIPLENLDFAKGRGTFPCDISVLEIHQDLDWNPKVSTLNVWPLYICDDGAVVFYRDSTEEPMELSEEERNELMKKESSRLLKTGHRVSYSPRKEKALKIYLDGGPAKDPGQD